One window from the genome of Bacillus weihaiensis encodes:
- a CDS encoding PAS domain-containing sensor histidine kinase — MKNRAKLLLLYIIFSTIWILVTDNIVVFSNIPKQIVVVFQNVKGIIFVLLTSVFIYYLVLKKEAYEKEKAENNKLHVLINSMVDFVNFKDGEGRWTEANDFAIKLFQLEHINFKGKKDSELAQYSDFHAESLQYCETSDEQAWQIGRPSRCIEEIPMPSGGFKTFDTIKIPSFYSNGERKELVVMGRDITEQVQAEKKLAESEQKYKSLFEFNPELVFMIDLEGRLTNANDHIYRYTGYRFNELKLKTVLPIISKKDRKKVLKAFHRIFRANQPYINEEIEIITKEGTTKIVRCTSVPMTIDDEIVGVIGYAVDITKEIETEQLLRKTEKLSVVGELAASVAHEIRNPLTSIKGFLQMLKTSSKENEFYYNIMLEELERINIIASELLVLAKPQKIQFTRKDLNQLLLDVQSLIESEANLYGVSLEVVGNDKIPEIQCEPNQLKQLFINLIKNSIEAEANHVKIFIRMLDKTTIQISLQDDGFGIEEERLKHLGEPFYSMKEKGTGLGLTVSYRIVHFHRGEITFNSKVNEGTTVEITLPIENTM, encoded by the coding sequence ATGAAAAATAGGGCCAAACTCCTTTTACTTTATATTATATTTAGTACAATTTGGATATTAGTAACAGACAATATCGTCGTATTTTCGAATATCCCAAAACAAATTGTTGTCGTTTTTCAGAATGTGAAAGGAATCATCTTTGTTTTACTAACGAGTGTGTTTATTTATTATCTAGTATTAAAGAAAGAAGCGTATGAGAAAGAAAAGGCTGAAAACAATAAATTGCATGTATTAATTAATTCAATGGTTGATTTTGTTAACTTTAAAGATGGTGAGGGAAGATGGACGGAAGCAAATGACTTTGCAATTAAGCTTTTTCAACTAGAACATATTAATTTTAAAGGGAAAAAAGATAGTGAGCTTGCACAGTATTCAGATTTCCATGCTGAATCTCTACAATATTGTGAAACCTCAGATGAGCAAGCATGGCAAATAGGCAGACCAAGTCGTTGTATTGAAGAAATTCCAATGCCATCTGGAGGGTTTAAAACGTTTGATACAATTAAAATCCCTAGTTTTTATAGTAATGGAGAACGAAAAGAATTAGTCGTGATGGGAAGAGATATAACGGAACAAGTTCAAGCGGAAAAGAAATTAGCAGAAAGTGAACAAAAATATAAATCCTTATTTGAATTTAATCCTGAACTAGTATTTATGATTGACTTAGAAGGCAGGCTGACAAATGCTAATGATCATATTTATCGCTACACTGGCTACCGATTTAATGAGCTAAAACTGAAAACGGTCCTACCAATCATCTCTAAGAAAGATCGGAAAAAGGTTTTGAAAGCCTTCCATCGAATCTTCCGTGCTAATCAACCTTATATTAATGAAGAGATTGAGATTATAACTAAGGAAGGAACGACAAAAATCGTTAGGTGTACATCTGTTCCTATGACAATTGATGATGAAATAGTTGGGGTTATCGGATATGCAGTGGATATTACGAAGGAAATTGAAACGGAGCAACTTTTACGAAAAACAGAAAAGTTGTCTGTTGTTGGAGAACTTGCTGCTAGTGTAGCACATGAGATTCGAAATCCACTAACATCTATAAAAGGATTCTTACAAATGTTAAAAACATCTTCAAAAGAGAATGAATTTTATTATAATATTATGTTAGAAGAGTTGGAAAGAATAAATATTATTGCTAGTGAACTATTGGTTTTGGCAAAGCCTCAAAAAATTCAATTTACTAGGAAGGATTTAAATCAACTCCTATTAGATGTTCAATCTTTAATAGAATCTGAAGCAAATTTGTATGGTGTATCACTTGAAGTTGTTGGTAATGACAAAATTCCTGAAATTCAATGTGAACCGAATCAATTAAAACAATTATTCATCAATCTGATCAAAAATTCGATCGAGGCAGAAGCAAACCATGTGAAAATCTTCATTCGTATGCTTGATAAAACGACGATTCAGATTTCTTTACAAGACGATGGGTTTGGAATTGAAGAAGAACGCTTAAAACATTTAGGTGAACCGTTTTACTCTATGAAAGAAAAAGGAACAGGTCTTGGTCTTACAGTAAGCTACAGAATTGTTCACTTCCATAGAGGTGAGATTACCTTTAATAGTAAAGTAAATGAAGGAACTACGGTAGAAATTACGTTACCTATCGAAAATACTATGTAA
- a CDS encoding DsbA family oxidoreductase, with translation MSLKIKLYYDYVCPFSFLAGRAIDHAMKDKEIELDWMPYEVGAESLRLTYESWEKTVHPLASERGIIIKRPTIHPQPTTHLAFEGYYFAKENKKANEYNFKVFQAFFQEDKNISDIDVLANIVDDIGLDPHSFKKAVETRKYQHIHSQALEETRKERIQVAPTIEVGSTRLEDFHSIEEIEKLITQDHVKPKLQILSKGMSCGMDGC, from the coding sequence TTGTCATTAAAAATTAAGCTATATTACGATTATGTTTGTCCGTTCAGCTTTTTAGCTGGAAGAGCAATAGATCACGCAATGAAAGATAAAGAAATTGAACTAGACTGGATGCCATATGAAGTAGGAGCTGAATCTCTACGATTAACATATGAATCATGGGAAAAGACTGTTCATCCTTTAGCGAGTGAAAGGGGGATTATTATAAAACGACCGACTATTCATCCTCAACCGACAACACATTTAGCCTTTGAAGGTTATTACTTTGCGAAAGAAAATAAAAAAGCGAATGAATATAATTTCAAAGTATTTCAGGCATTTTTTCAAGAGGATAAGAATATTAGCGATATAGACGTACTAGCTAATATTGTGGATGACATTGGATTGGATCCACATTCATTTAAGAAAGCGGTTGAAACGAGAAAATACCAACACATTCATAGTCAGGCATTAGAAGAAACACGTAAAGAAAGAATCCAAGTAGCCCCAACAATAGAAGTAGGGAGTACTCGCTTAGAAGACTTTCATTCAATAGAAGAAATAGAAAAGCTAATAACTCAAGACCATGTAAAGCCTAAACTTCAGATTTTAAGTAAGGGAATGTCCTGTGGTATGGATGGTTGTTAA
- a CDS encoding CoxG family protein: MPSDLYQVEVKLPIHEVWNFVRVIDNWAPLVPGYINHETLNDHESIWRFKTDMGFIKKKVELKVIITNWDEPSKVTFELEGISEKISGDGYFLGEVVDSKTTLMNGYLNLSSESKLSKMINAKLKKNVSEMTEELTKAVAENLVQLTNTR, translated from the coding sequence ATGCCAAGTGATTTATATCAAGTAGAAGTAAAGCTGCCGATACACGAGGTTTGGAATTTTGTCCGTGTCATTGACAACTGGGCCCCGCTTGTTCCTGGCTATATAAATCATGAGACCCTTAACGATCATGAATCCATTTGGCGATTCAAAACTGATATGGGGTTTATTAAGAAAAAAGTCGAGTTGAAGGTTATCATCACCAACTGGGATGAACCTTCTAAAGTAACATTCGAACTAGAGGGAATAAGTGAGAAGATTTCTGGAGATGGTTATTTCTTGGGAGAGGTTGTAGATTCTAAGACGACACTGATGAATGGCTATTTGAATCTTTCATCTGAAAGTAAATTGTCTAAGATGATTAATGCCAAATTAAAAAAGAATGTTTCTGAAATGACAGAAGAATTAACAAAAGCAGTTGCGGAGAATTTAGTACAGCTAACCAATACTAGATAG
- a CDS encoding branched-chain amino acid aminotransferase, whose translation MTTNIQITLSEERKEKPQPEQLEFGRIFTDHMFVMDYSPQKGWHDARIEPFEPITLSPASMVFHYGQTVFEGLKAYRTSDDKVLLFRPEKNMERLNLSNERLCIPEIDGEFVIEALKKLVSIDKEWIPTTEGTSLYIRPFIIPTEYYLGVAPSKFYKLMIILSPVGSYYKEGIHPVKIFVENQYVRAVDGGTGKAKTGGNYASSLKAQEEAAKKGYSQVLWLDGIEKKYVEEVGSMNIFFKINGEVVTPEINGSILEGVTRNSIIQMLKYWNIPVKEKRISMEEVYDAYKEGVLEEAFGTGTAAVISPIGEFYYKEEKMIINKGQTGDVSKKLYDTLTGIQKGTEEDVFGWVTEVK comes from the coding sequence ATGACGACAAATATTCAGATTACGTTAAGTGAAGAAAGAAAAGAAAAACCACAACCAGAACAGCTGGAATTTGGTCGGATTTTTACTGATCATATGTTTGTAATGGACTACAGCCCACAAAAGGGGTGGCATGATGCACGAATTGAGCCGTTTGAACCTATTACGTTAAGCCCTGCTTCCATGGTGTTTCACTATGGTCAGACTGTATTTGAAGGCTTAAAGGCTTACCGAACTTCTGATGATAAAGTTTTATTATTTAGACCTGAAAAGAATATGGAACGGCTAAATTTATCAAATGAGCGCCTTTGTATTCCAGAAATTGATGGTGAATTTGTCATTGAAGCCTTAAAAAAGTTAGTATCGATTGATAAAGAGTGGATTCCAACCACAGAGGGAACCTCTTTATATATTAGACCATTTATCATCCCGACAGAATATTATTTAGGTGTTGCACCTTCTAAGTTCTACAAACTTATGATTATCCTTTCCCCAGTAGGATCTTACTACAAAGAGGGCATTCATCCTGTCAAGATCTTTGTAGAAAACCAATATGTACGTGCGGTTGATGGGGGAACAGGTAAGGCGAAAACAGGTGGGAATTATGCATCTAGTCTAAAAGCACAAGAGGAAGCGGCTAAAAAAGGCTATTCACAGGTTTTGTGGCTTGATGGGATTGAGAAGAAATATGTAGAAGAAGTAGGAAGTATGAATATCTTCTTTAAGATAAATGGAGAGGTTGTAACACCAGAAATAAATGGTAGTATTCTAGAAGGTGTAACGAGAAACTCCATCATTCAAATGCTGAAATATTGGAATATTCCTGTGAAAGAGAAGCGAATTTCAATGGAAGAAGTGTATGATGCTTATAAAGAAGGGGTATTAGAGGAGGCTTTTGGAACTGGTACGGCAGCTGTTATCTCTCCTATAGGGGAATTCTACTATAAAGAAGAGAAGATGATAATTAATAAAGGGCAAACTGGTGACGTTTCAAAAAAATTATATGATACACTGACAGGTATTCAAAAGGGTACAGAAGAAGATGTATTTGGATGGGTAACGGAAGTGAAATAA
- the gltB gene encoding glutamate synthase large subunit — MTYNQIPKAQGLYRPEFEHDACGIGLYAHIKGHATHDIVKKGLSMLCQLDHRGGQGSDPLTGDGAGLMVQIPDAFFKKTCTEMSLPANGRYGVGMMFFSNDDAERHQIEEQLNKFIEAEGQILLGWRDVPVNAEEIGPVAKLSCPVVRQVFIGAKDNQIDQLTFERKLYIIRKQAENWAREKELRFYFTSLSSSTIVYKGLLTPEQVDAFYLDLQDEDFVSAFSLVHSRFSTNTFPSWERAHPNRYLIHNGEINTLRGNMNWMKAREQQFVSEAFGDDLKKILPILDADGSDSSILDNAFEFFVLAGRKPAHAAMMMIPEPWTENPHMSPEKRAFYEYHSCLMEPWDGPTAISFTNGKQIGAILDRNGLRPARYYVTKDDYIIFSSEVGVIEVEESDVLYKDRLSPGKMLLIDLEEGRIISDKEIKDEMANEKPYQEWLKEQLVKLEDQSELLQEEVVSDINERQVAFGYTYEDIQKYLLPVITEGKDPLGSMGNDTPLAVLSERPQSLFNYFKQLFAQVTNPPIDAIREQIVTSSMTLLGTEGNILHPSKENAKRIQLDSPVLTNDQLAQLRLNLHPGFQATTLHTLFTEDLDYSIKNLCAEADKAIEDGVNILILSDRMMNKENAAIPALLAVGALHQHLVRQGTRTKASLVIESGEAREVHHFAALIGYGVDAINPYLAFATYKEAVADGSLDFEYQEVIEKYCKAVTEGVIKVMSKMGISTVQSYRGAQIFEAVGISAEVVDRFFTGTASQLGGIDLDTIAQEALIRHQGAYAEKIDKALDSGSDFQWRKNGEHHAFNPTTIHTLQWACRKNDYGLFKKYSDAANEERIGFLRNLFSFKSSRASISIDEVESVESIVKRFKTGAMSFGSLSKEAHETLAIAMNRLGGKSNSGEGGEDPNRFAPDANGDLRRSAVKQIASGRFGVKSHYLVNADELQIKMAQGAKPGEGGQLPGNKVYPWVADVRGSTPGVGLISPPPHHDIYSIEDLAQLIHDLKNSNRDARISVKLVAKAGVGTIAAGVAKGAADVIVISGYDGGTGASPKTSIKHTGLPWELGLAEAHQTLMLNGLRDRVVLETDGKLMTGRDVAMAAILGAEEYGFATAPLVVMGCIMMRVCHLDTCPVGVATQNPDLRDKFTGDPDHIVNYMRFVAQEVREIMAELGFRTMEEMVGSTDVLEVSDRAKAHWKAKHLDLSTLLYQPEGARTATLKQNHKIEQSLDMVEILPAVKEAIESATPIDASFSIKNINRVTGTIVGSEISKRYGEEGLPEDTVTLRFNGSAGQSFGAFVPKGVTMHLTGDANDYLGKGLSGGKIIVKPSLDSNIVASDNVIIGNVPFYGATSGEAYINGRAGERFAVRNSGVNVVVEGVGDHGCEYMTGGKVVILGEVGKNFGAGMSGGIAYVLADDSEEFKTICNDEMIEFEQLASVDEILFLKEMIQNHIDYTGSAKGRFVLDNWNETLTKFVKVIPKDYKRMMNRISEQMEAGLSNEEAIMSAFEANAKSEKKGPMNKTNRSKAVLQ; from the coding sequence ATGACTTACAATCAAATTCCTAAAGCACAAGGTCTCTACCGTCCTGAGTTTGAACATGACGCATGCGGTATCGGTTTATATGCACATATTAAAGGCCATGCTACACATGATATTGTAAAAAAAGGACTTAGTATGCTTTGTCAATTAGATCACAGAGGAGGGCAAGGGAGCGATCCTTTAACTGGTGATGGTGCTGGACTAATGGTTCAAATACCAGATGCTTTCTTTAAAAAGACTTGCACGGAAATGAGTTTACCAGCAAACGGACGTTATGGCGTTGGAATGATGTTTTTTTCAAATGACGATGCTGAACGCCATCAAATTGAAGAACAATTAAATAAATTCATAGAAGCAGAAGGTCAAATCTTGTTAGGCTGGAGAGATGTTCCAGTAAATGCTGAAGAAATTGGACCAGTTGCTAAATTAAGTTGTCCTGTTGTTCGACAAGTATTTATCGGTGCTAAGGACAATCAAATTGATCAACTTACATTTGAGCGTAAGCTTTACATTATTCGTAAACAAGCAGAAAATTGGGCAAGAGAAAAAGAACTACGATTCTATTTTACTAGCTTATCAAGTAGTACAATCGTTTATAAAGGACTATTAACACCTGAACAGGTAGATGCTTTCTATCTAGATTTACAGGATGAAGATTTTGTATCAGCTTTTTCTCTTGTTCATTCACGATTCAGTACAAATACATTCCCAAGTTGGGAAAGAGCACATCCTAACCGTTACTTAATTCATAACGGAGAGATTAACACATTACGTGGTAACATGAATTGGATGAAAGCGAGAGAGCAACAATTCGTATCAGAAGCGTTTGGAGATGACTTAAAGAAGATCCTTCCTATCCTTGACGCTGATGGAAGTGATTCTTCGATCCTTGATAACGCATTTGAATTTTTCGTATTGGCAGGACGTAAACCAGCCCATGCTGCAATGATGATGATTCCTGAACCATGGACTGAAAACCCACATATGAGTCCTGAGAAAAGAGCATTCTACGAATACCATAGTTGTCTAATGGAGCCGTGGGATGGACCGACTGCAATTTCATTTACGAACGGGAAACAAATTGGAGCAATCTTAGATCGAAACGGTCTCCGCCCAGCACGATATTATGTGACAAAAGATGATTACATTATTTTCTCATCTGAAGTCGGCGTAATTGAAGTAGAGGAAAGCGATGTCTTATATAAAGACCGTTTAAGTCCAGGAAAGATGTTATTAATCGATCTTGAAGAAGGCAGAATCATTTCGGATAAAGAAATAAAAGATGAGATGGCAAACGAAAAACCATATCAAGAATGGTTAAAAGAACAGCTTGTGAAGCTAGAGGATCAATCAGAGCTCTTGCAGGAAGAGGTTGTGTCTGACATAAATGAACGACAAGTAGCATTTGGATATACGTATGAAGATATTCAGAAATACTTACTTCCTGTGATTACAGAAGGAAAAGACCCGTTAGGCTCAATGGGGAACGATACTCCATTAGCGGTTTTATCAGAACGACCACAATCTTTATTTAATTATTTTAAACAACTATTTGCACAAGTCACAAATCCTCCAATTGATGCTATTAGGGAACAAATTGTGACATCATCCATGACTTTACTCGGAACGGAAGGGAATATTCTTCACCCTAGTAAAGAAAATGCAAAAAGAATTCAATTAGATTCACCGGTTCTTACAAATGATCAATTAGCACAATTAAGACTAAATCTTCACCCAGGTTTCCAGGCAACAACTTTACACACATTATTTACAGAAGATTTAGATTATTCAATTAAAAACTTATGTGCTGAAGCAGATAAAGCGATTGAAGATGGGGTCAATATCCTGATTCTTTCTGATCGCATGATGAATAAGGAAAATGCTGCAATTCCTGCTTTGTTGGCAGTTGGAGCACTTCATCAGCATTTAGTACGTCAAGGTACTCGTACAAAGGCTAGTCTAGTTATTGAATCTGGTGAAGCTAGAGAAGTTCATCATTTTGCTGCACTTATTGGGTATGGAGTAGATGCAATTAATCCATATTTAGCATTTGCTACGTATAAAGAAGCAGTAGCAGATGGCAGCTTGGATTTTGAATATCAAGAGGTAATTGAAAAGTATTGTAAAGCCGTTACTGAAGGTGTTATTAAAGTAATGTCTAAAATGGGTATTTCTACAGTGCAAAGTTACCGAGGAGCTCAAATTTTTGAAGCAGTTGGTATTAGTGCTGAGGTTGTAGACAGATTCTTTACCGGCACAGCTTCACAGCTTGGTGGAATTGACTTAGACACAATTGCACAAGAGGCTTTAATACGTCATCAAGGCGCTTATGCTGAGAAAATTGATAAGGCTCTTGATTCAGGTAGTGACTTCCAATGGAGAAAGAATGGAGAACACCATGCTTTTAATCCAACAACCATTCATACACTTCAATGGGCTTGTCGTAAAAACGATTATGGTTTATTCAAAAAATATTCAGATGCAGCGAATGAAGAGCGCATTGGTTTCTTAAGAAATCTATTTTCTTTCAAATCATCAAGAGCATCTATCTCGATTGATGAAGTGGAATCTGTGGAGTCAATTGTGAAACGCTTTAAGACGGGGGCTATGTCTTTTGGCTCACTAAGTAAAGAAGCGCATGAAACATTAGCAATTGCAATGAATCGTTTAGGTGGTAAAAGTAATAGCGGTGAAGGTGGAGAAGATCCAAACCGTTTTGCACCTGATGCAAACGGAGACCTTCGCAGAAGTGCTGTTAAGCAAATTGCATCTGGCCGTTTTGGAGTGAAAAGTCATTACTTAGTTAATGCTGATGAGCTACAAATTAAAATGGCACAAGGTGCTAAGCCTGGGGAAGGTGGACAATTACCAGGGAATAAGGTATATCCATGGGTTGCGGATGTAAGGGGATCTACACCTGGTGTTGGATTAATTTCACCACCTCCACATCATGATATTTATTCGATTGAAGATTTAGCACAGTTAATTCATGATTTAAAAAATTCAAATCGTGACGCGAGAATTAGTGTGAAATTAGTTGCAAAAGCAGGAGTTGGAACAATAGCTGCTGGTGTTGCCAAAGGTGCTGCAGACGTTATTGTGATCAGCGGTTATGACGGGGGTACTGGTGCATCACCTAAAACAAGTATTAAACATACTGGCCTTCCATGGGAGTTGGGTCTAGCTGAAGCACATCAAACATTGATGTTAAATGGTCTTCGTGACCGTGTGGTTTTAGAAACAGATGGGAAATTAATGACAGGTCGAGATGTAGCAATGGCTGCTATTTTAGGGGCAGAGGAATATGGCTTTGCTACAGCACCACTAGTTGTTATGGGTTGTATCATGATGCGTGTATGTCATTTAGATACTTGTCCTGTTGGTGTTGCCACTCAAAACCCTGATCTCCGTGATAAATTTACTGGTGATCCAGATCATATCGTTAATTATATGCGCTTTGTTGCTCAAGAAGTTCGTGAGATTATGGCTGAACTTGGATTTAGAACAATGGAAGAGATGGTAGGAAGCACGGATGTATTAGAGGTGAGTGATCGTGCTAAAGCTCATTGGAAAGCTAAGCACCTTGATTTATCCACACTACTCTATCAACCAGAAGGTGCTCGTACGGCTACACTTAAACAAAATCATAAAATAGAGCAATCTCTTGATATGGTTGAAATTTTACCAGCTGTTAAAGAGGCAATTGAATCAGCTACGCCAATAGATGCATCATTTAGTATTAAGAATATTAACCGTGTTACAGGAACAATTGTAGGTAGTGAAATTTCAAAAAGATATGGTGAAGAGGGCTTACCTGAAGACACGGTCACGTTACGTTTTAATGGTTCTGCCGGGCAGAGCTTTGGTGCATTCGTACCTAAAGGGGTTACAATGCATTTAACTGGAGATGCAAATGACTACTTAGGTAAAGGTTTATCAGGTGGGAAGATTATTGTGAAACCATCACTAGATTCGAATATTGTTGCTTCAGATAATGTCATTATTGGAAATGTACCTTTCTATGGGGCAACAAGTGGTGAAGCGTATATCAATGGTCGAGCAGGCGAGAGATTTGCAGTACGTAATAGTGGTGTCAATGTTGTCGTTGAAGGTGTAGGAGACCATGGCTGTGAATATATGACTGGTGGTAAAGTCGTAATTCTTGGTGAAGTTGGTAAAAACTTTGGTGCAGGGATGTCAGGTGGTATTGCGTACGTATTAGCCGATGATTCTGAGGAGTTTAAAACGATTTGCAACGATGAAATGATTGAATTTGAGCAATTAGCAAGTGTTGACGAAATCCTTTTCTTAAAAGAGATGATTCAAAATCACATAGATTATACAGGAAGTGCAAAAGGACGTTTTGTATTGGATAACTGGAACGAAACTCTTACTAAATTTGTTAAAGTGATTCCTAAAGACTACAAACGTATGATGAATAGAATCTCTGAACAGATGGAAGCTGGTTTATCAAACGAAGAAGCAATTATGAGTGCATTTGAAGCGAATGCAAAGTCTGAGAAAAAGGGACCAATGAACAAAACAAATCGTTCCAAAGCGGTATTACAGTAG
- a CDS encoding VanW family protein translates to MHKKYVSSILCVFMLVGCESLNGSSGQEEILEVKEIQSRNIQIASKNVEYAIDLIHPLSKEILLTYTPSEGAHNEAELEKLARSLGKQLDQPMVPVKRNSNGKLTNGQSRIILHEAELVTLLKMPKALERTIELPMDITEPNVTEAVSSIVDQQVIGAYKTSFNPGVKGRTENIALSANEINQIILGPGDRFYFNLVVGERTPERGYQKAMEIVDKEFVEGIGGGICQTSSTLYNAVANAGLEIIEVHSHSRSIGYVPAGKDATVSWNGPDFKFMNNKDYPVMLKTIVDRSAGTIEVQVTAPKKAV, encoded by the coding sequence ATGCACAAAAAATATGTTTCTTCAATTCTATGTGTTTTTATGTTGGTGGGGTGTGAATCATTAAATGGTAGTAGTGGTCAAGAAGAGATATTAGAGGTTAAAGAAATACAATCTCGGAATATTCAAATAGCTAGTAAAAATGTAGAGTACGCGATTGATTTGATTCATCCTCTATCAAAGGAAATATTACTGACCTATACTCCTTCAGAAGGAGCACATAATGAAGCTGAACTTGAAAAACTTGCAAGGTCTCTTGGAAAGCAACTGGATCAACCAATGGTTCCAGTTAAACGAAATAGTAATGGTAAACTTACAAATGGTCAAAGTCGAATAATTCTTCACGAAGCTGAGTTAGTGACTCTCTTGAAAATGCCCAAGGCGCTGGAACGAACAATTGAATTACCAATGGATATCACAGAACCAAATGTTACTGAAGCCGTATCAAGTATTGTTGATCAACAGGTTATTGGAGCATATAAAACATCTTTTAATCCTGGGGTAAAGGGTCGAACAGAAAATATTGCACTTTCTGCAAATGAAATTAATCAAATAATACTTGGTCCTGGTGATCGCTTTTATTTTAATTTAGTAGTCGGAGAAAGAACTCCTGAACGAGGGTATCAAAAGGCAATGGAAATTGTCGACAAAGAATTTGTTGAGGGAATTGGTGGAGGTATTTGTCAAACTTCTTCGACATTATACAATGCAGTAGCAAATGCAGGGTTAGAAATCATTGAGGTTCACTCGCATTCTAGATCGATCGGGTACGTTCCTGCAGGGAAGGATGCAACCGTTTCTTGGAATGGACCTGACTTTAAATTTATGAATAATAAAGATTATCCTGTTATGCTAAAAACAATAGTTGACAGATCTGCAGGTACAATTGAAGTGCAAGTAACGGCTCCAAAAAAGGCAGTTTAG
- the gltD gene encoding glutamate synthase small subunit — protein sequence MGKATGFLEFKREEAAEREPLTRLNDWKEYSAPFSEEKLSRQGARCMDCGTPFCHIGTEINGFTSGCPIHNLIPEWNDLVYRGRWKEALERLMKTNNFPEFTGRVCPAPCEGSCNVAISDPAVTIKNIEKAIIDKGFENGWITPRIPKKRTGKMVAVIGSGPAGLAAADQLNQAGHSVTVYERADRPGGLLTYGIPNMKLDKGIVERRVNLLTQEGITFITNTEVGKDISANELREKYDSVILCVGAQKQRDLVIEGREANGVHFAMDYLTDVTKSYLNTNFEDKNFINAEGKDVIVIGGGDTGADCVATALRQNCNSVVQFGKHPRLPMSRKVENMWPEAPHVFTMEYAYEEAEAKFGEDPRQYCIQTKKLVADETGQLKELHTIQMEKLQDENGLYYFEEVPGTEKVWPAQLVFIAIGFEGSEQPVLKQFNVETTARNVVAAKYGDFRTNIDGVYAAGDARRGQSLIVWAINEGREVAKQVDTHLMGSTVLT from the coding sequence ATGGGGAAAGCAACAGGATTTTTGGAATTTAAACGAGAAGAGGCGGCTGAACGCGAGCCTCTCACTCGTTTAAATGACTGGAAAGAGTATTCAGCTCCTTTCTCTGAAGAAAAATTGAGCAGACAAGGAGCACGCTGCATGGATTGTGGCACTCCTTTCTGTCATATTGGAACTGAAATTAATGGTTTCACTTCAGGGTGTCCGATTCATAATTTAATTCCTGAGTGGAATGATCTTGTCTATAGAGGAAGATGGAAAGAAGCGTTAGAACGCTTAATGAAAACAAATAACTTCCCTGAATTTACGGGAAGAGTTTGTCCAGCACCATGTGAAGGTTCATGTAACGTAGCAATTTCAGACCCAGCAGTAACCATTAAAAACATTGAAAAAGCGATTATTGACAAAGGCTTTGAAAATGGCTGGATTACACCGCGTATTCCAAAAAAACGCACGGGTAAAATGGTTGCAGTTATTGGTTCTGGCCCTGCAGGATTAGCAGCAGCTGATCAATTGAATCAAGCTGGTCATTCTGTCACTGTATACGAACGTGCAGATCGTCCAGGTGGTTTGTTAACATACGGGATCCCAAATATGAAGCTAGATAAAGGTATTGTTGAACGTAGAGTGAACCTTTTAACACAAGAGGGTATTACGTTCATCACAAATACAGAAGTTGGCAAGGACATAAGTGCAAATGAACTTCGTGAAAAATATGATTCTGTGATCCTATGTGTAGGTGCTCAAAAGCAACGTGATCTTGTAATTGAAGGTCGTGAGGCAAACGGTGTACATTTTGCAATGGATTATTTAACAGATGTTACAAAAAGCTATTTAAATACTAATTTTGAAGATAAGAATTTTATCAATGCAGAAGGTAAAGATGTTATCGTTATTGGTGGAGGAGATACAGGAGCAGACTGTGTTGCGACAGCATTACGTCAAAACTGTAATAGTGTCGTACAATTTGGTAAACATCCTAGATTACCAATGTCTCGAAAAGTTGAAAATATGTGGCCTGAAGCACCTCATGTATTTACAATGGAATATGCTTATGAAGAAGCTGAAGCTAAATTCGGTGAAGATCCACGTCAATATTGTATTCAAACGAAAAAGTTAGTAGCTGATGAAACTGGTCAATTGAAAGAACTGCATACCATTCAAATGGAAAAACTACAAGATGAAAATGGACTTTATTACTTTGAAGAAGTACCAGGTACTGAAAAAGTATGGCCAGCTCAATTAGTTTTTATTGCGATTGGATTTGAAGGCTCTGAGCAGCCAGTGTTAAAACAATTTAATGTAGAAACAACGGCTCGAAATGTTGTAGCTGCAAAGTATGGTGATTTCCGCACAAATATTGATGGTGTCTATGCTGCAGGGGATGCACGTCGCGGTCAAAGTTTAATTGTTTGGGCAATTAACGAAGGGCGAGAAGTAGCTAAACAAGTAGACACTCATCTTATGGGAAGCACAGTGTTAACATAA